The following are encoded in a window of Aminivibrio sp. genomic DNA:
- the folD gene encoding bifunctional methylenetetrahydrofolate dehydrogenase/methenyltetrahydrofolate cyclohydrolase FolD, translated as MTARILDGKKLSAEIRAAIKEETALLREKGIVPGLAVILVGDDPASRVYVGQKEKGCLEAGFASFLHRLPASTTREELLGLIDGLNGDASVHGILVQLPLPPQIDPDTVLAAIRPEKDVDGFHPVNIGRLVAGLPSCEPCTPKGILRLLKSTGIPLAGKEAVVIGRSNIVGKPVALMLLAESATVTVCHSRTKDLAEHLRRADILVAAVGKPRFVTADMVKEGAVVVDVGINRLEEGLVGDVDYGPVSEKASWVTPVPGGVGPMTIAMLLENTLEQAKKA; from the coding sequence ATGACCGCCAGGATCCTCGACGGCAAGAAACTCTCGGCCGAAATACGGGCTGCCATAAAGGAGGAGACGGCCCTTCTCCGGGAAAAGGGCATTGTTCCCGGCCTTGCGGTGATCCTCGTGGGCGACGACCCGGCATCCAGGGTATATGTCGGGCAGAAGGAAAAAGGGTGCCTGGAGGCCGGATTCGCGTCCTTCCTTCACAGGCTCCCTGCCTCCACCACCCGGGAGGAGCTCCTCGGCCTCATCGACGGACTGAACGGGGATGCCTCGGTCCACGGAATCCTCGTCCAGCTTCCCCTGCCGCCCCAGATCGATCCCGACACCGTGCTTGCGGCAATCCGTCCGGAGAAGGATGTGGACGGTTTCCACCCGGTGAACATCGGGCGTCTCGTGGCGGGGCTCCCGTCCTGTGAACCCTGCACTCCCAAGGGAATACTCCGTCTTCTTAAAAGCACGGGGATTCCCCTGGCGGGGAAGGAGGCCGTGGTCATCGGGAGGAGCAACATCGTGGGAAAGCCGGTGGCCCTCATGCTTCTGGCGGAGAGCGCCACGGTAACCGTCTGCCACAGCAGGACGAAGGACCTCGCGGAGCATCTCCGCAGGGCGGATATCCTGGTCGCGGCCGTCGGGAAGCCCCGGTTCGTCACCGCGGACATGGTGAAGGAGGGCGCCGTGGTGGTGGACGTGGGAATCAACAGGCTCGAGGAAGGCCTGGTGGGGGACGTGGATTACGGTCCCGTCTCTGAGAAGGCGTCGTGGGTCACTCCGGTTCCCGGGGGGGTGGGGCCCATGACTATTGCCATGCTGCTGGAGAACACCCTGGAACAGGCAAAAAAAGCCTGA
- a CDS encoding Gfo/Idh/MocA family oxidoreductase: MKTVTVGIIGAGFASRFHCRSFSRVAGIDVRVKSAADVDKKKASVLAEEFGLEEYHGDYRALLDDPEIDVIDICTPPFLHPGMTTEALAAGKHVICEKPLTGYFGAPGDETPIGDRVPRSVMYEKVLEDIRNLERAVAGSDRLFMYAENYVYSPNILKAAEIIRARKSRILFMKGEESLKGSTSPVAGRWDKTGGGSLIRVGCHPIGGILWLKREEARARQIPIGIQSVLCDTARMTPSLSDHERRHISVRPEDVEDFAALVLTFTDGTRAVVIAGDTMLGGTRNYVEVYANDAVMHCMITPSDNLSTYMLDEEGMDGVYISEMLPAKTGWQKPFVAEEHLRGYAGQFQDFMECAAMGRKPLSDFELACDVARVIYGAYLSAEQGKRVDF; this comes from the coding sequence ATGAAGACGGTTACTGTAGGCATCATCGGTGCCGGATTTGCATCACGGTTTCACTGCCGGTCCTTTTCCAGGGTTGCGGGCATAGATGTCAGGGTGAAGTCCGCCGCGGACGTGGATAAGAAGAAAGCTTCCGTTCTTGCTGAGGAGTTCGGCCTGGAGGAATATCACGGTGATTACCGGGCTCTTCTTGACGATCCGGAAATCGACGTCATCGACATCTGCACGCCTCCTTTCCTGCACCCGGGCATGACTACCGAGGCCCTCGCGGCGGGGAAGCACGTGATCTGCGAGAAGCCCCTGACCGGCTATTTCGGAGCTCCCGGCGACGAGACTCCCATCGGGGACAGGGTGCCCAGATCGGTCATGTACGAAAAGGTCCTCGAGGATATCCGGAACCTTGAAAGGGCCGTGGCAGGAAGCGACAGGCTCTTCATGTACGCCGAAAATTATGTTTACTCGCCGAATATCCTGAAGGCCGCCGAAATCATCCGGGCACGAAAGAGCAGGATCCTCTTCATGAAGGGGGAGGAGAGCCTGAAGGGATCCACGTCACCTGTGGCGGGACGGTGGGACAAAACAGGAGGCGGCTCTCTCATACGGGTGGGGTGCCATCCTATCGGAGGAATTCTCTGGCTCAAGAGGGAAGAGGCCCGGGCGAGGCAAATTCCCATCGGCATTCAGAGCGTACTGTGCGACACGGCCCGCATGACGCCCTCCCTGAGCGACCACGAACGGCGCCACATCAGCGTCCGTCCCGAGGACGTGGAGGATTTCGCCGCCCTGGTGCTCACCTTCACCGACGGCACCAGGGCGGTGGTGATTGCCGGGGACACCATGCTCGGCGGCACGAGGAACTACGTGGAGGTCTACGCCAACGATGCGGTGATGCATTGCATGATCACCCCTTCGGACAATCTGAGCACCTACATGCTGGACGAGGAGGGGATGGACGGCGTGTATATCTCGGAGATGCTTCCGGCAAAGACGGGATGGCAGAAGCCCTTCGTCGCCGAGGAGCACCTGAGGGGATACGCGGGACAGTTCCAGGATTTCATGGAGTGCGCAG
- a CDS encoding cyclodeaminase/cyclohydrolase family protein: MTLLKDRSLEDFSGELAASSAAPGGGSAAALSGALGAALVSMVCRLTLGKKEYEEYEEELKEVLALSEDLRANLVNAVDVDASAYGMVMEAFALPKQTDEEKAVRSEAIQKAFREACESPRKTSLWCLEVLRLCARVSGKVNVNAASDLGVGANQALAGLEGAAMNVLINLPSIRDEEYTDHLREEVEETEEEGRILKAGVLREVLAYIGGAD, from the coding sequence ATGACCCTTCTGAAAGACAGGAGCCTTGAGGACTTTTCGGGAGAGCTAGCGGCCAGTTCAGCGGCACCGGGAGGCGGAAGCGCCGCCGCACTTTCGGGAGCCCTCGGTGCGGCCCTTGTTTCCATGGTGTGCCGGCTCACTCTCGGAAAAAAAGAATACGAGGAGTATGAGGAGGAGCTGAAAGAGGTTCTCGCCCTCTCCGAAGATCTCCGGGCGAACCTTGTGAATGCAGTGGACGTGGATGCCTCGGCCTACGGCATGGTGATGGAGGCCTTTGCCCTTCCGAAGCAGACCGACGAAGAAAAGGCGGTCCGGAGCGAGGCCATACAGAAGGCGTTCCGGGAAGCCTGCGAATCACCGAGAAAAACGTCCCTCTGGTGCCTCGAGGTCCTCCGCCTTTGCGCCCGCGTGTCGGGAAAGGTGAACGTCAACGCGGCCAGCGACCTCGGCGTGGGGGCCAACCAGGCGCTTGCAGGGCTCGAGGGAGCCGCCATGAATGTCCTGATCAATCTCCCGTCCATCAGGGACGAGGAGTACACGGACCACCTCCGTGAAGAGGTCGAAGAGACCGAGGAGGAAGGGCGGATTCTCAAAGCCGGTGTTCTGAGAGAGGTCCTGGCCTATATCGGGGGAGCCGACTGA